The proteins below come from a single Modestobacter marinus genomic window:
- a CDS encoding RAMP superfamily CRISPR-associated protein, giving the protein MPSTLKWNATLRATSSIAHGGETRGTITLLRREMVLTPAGEPLQLPIVSGNGLRGRLRRIGEELLRDVLRYEQQLPLSAAHALRGGGSLAKTTGEPLSGRRLQTLRELIPQVGVFGCAAGGRIIDGCLQVGKVVPHFAETAHILDPATEGARPSFDVTQIETYIRQDDTSAHAFAELTAVDRIPVIDGVPQLDELPEVSDTDQLMRFRIETLPAGTQLSTWVRLDRATPREVAFFTEVLEVFTRDGRIGGRAAIGHGQVATELTCTQLAGEPAEPVDWRAPLLADPAAAITALQALA; this is encoded by the coding sequence ATGCCCAGCACCCTGAAGTGGAACGCCACCCTGCGCGCCACCTCCTCTATCGCCCACGGCGGGGAGACTCGCGGCACCATCACGCTGCTGCGCCGCGAGATGGTCCTGACGCCGGCCGGGGAGCCCCTGCAGCTCCCGATCGTGTCCGGCAACGGGCTGCGCGGCCGGCTGCGCCGGATCGGTGAGGAGCTGTTGCGCGACGTCTTGCGGTACGAGCAGCAGCTGCCCCTCTCGGCGGCCCACGCGCTGCGCGGCGGTGGCTCCCTGGCCAAGACCACCGGTGAGCCGCTGTCGGGCCGGCGCCTGCAGACCCTGCGGGAGCTCATCCCCCAGGTCGGGGTCTTCGGCTGCGCCGCCGGCGGCCGCATCATCGACGGCTGCCTGCAGGTGGGGAAGGTCGTCCCACACTTCGCCGAGACCGCTCACATCCTCGACCCAGCAACCGAGGGCGCCCGGCCGAGCTTTGACGTGACCCAGATCGAGACCTACATCCGCCAGGACGACACCAGCGCTCACGCCTTCGCCGAGCTCACCGCCGTCGACCGCATCCCGGTCATCGACGGCGTCCCCCAGCTCGACGAGCTCCCCGAGGTCTCCGACACCGACCAGCTCATGCGCTTCCGCATCGAGACCCTGCCCGCCGGCACCCAGCTGAGCACCTGGGTGCGCCTGGACCGGGCCACCCCGCGCGAGGTCGCCTTCTTCACCGAGGTGCTCGAGGTCTTCACCCGCGACGGGCGGATCGGTGGCCGCGCCGCCATCGGCCACGGCCAGGTCGCCACCGAGCTCACCTGCACCCAGCTCGCCGGTGAACCCGCCGAGCCCGTCGACTGGCGGGCACCCCTGCTCGCCGACCCCGCCGCGGCGATCACCGCTCTTCAGGCCCTGGCATGA
- a CDS encoding phosphoadenosine phosphosulfate reductase family protein: MTQPGPGLDVHALRALQRPRAAAAGLAERITAHLEAHDGYVAFSGGKDSLAVLHQVLAVEPNVPVAFFDSGFEFPETYRYLEQITDQLHLDLHWYPARQTTLEVLAASGAWDHDAPEPAQRTDLHQVLITEPASRAHRDHGPGELWGVRAQESRGRAALYANALRTELAQHCNGDCQPDASHEATRRARHGGTVRRIDGTVAFGPVWDWRTPDVWAYLARHQLPVNPVYAKLRALGAPEHAQRVSHMLDGSQLEQGRATWLRRGWPHLFEELAAALPRLREFV; the protein is encoded by the coding sequence GTGACCCAGCCCGGCCCCGGCCTCGACGTCCACGCCCTGCGCGCCCTCCAGCGGCCCCGCGCGGCCGCCGCCGGCCTCGCCGAGCGCATCACCGCCCACCTGGAAGCCCACGACGGCTACGTCGCCTTCTCCGGCGGCAAGGACTCCCTCGCCGTCCTCCATCAGGTCCTCGCCGTCGAGCCCAACGTCCCGGTCGCCTTCTTCGACTCCGGCTTCGAGTTTCCCGAGACCTACCGCTACCTCGAGCAAATTACCGACCAGCTGCACCTGGACCTGCACTGGTACCCGGCCCGCCAGACCACCCTTGAGGTCCTCGCCGCCAGCGGCGCCTGGGACCACGACGCCCCCGAACCGGCCCAGCGCACCGACCTTCACCAGGTCCTCATCACCGAGCCAGCCAGCCGCGCCCACCGCGACCACGGGCCCGGAGAGCTGTGGGGCGTGCGCGCCCAGGAGTCCCGCGGCCGCGCCGCCCTCTACGCCAACGCCCTGCGCACCGAGCTCGCCCAGCACTGCAACGGGGACTGCCAGCCCGACGCCTCGCATGAGGCGACCCGTCGCGCCCGCCACGGCGGGACCGTCCGACGCATCGACGGCACGGTGGCCTTCGGTCCGGTCTGGGACTGGAGAACTCCCGACGTCTGGGCTTACCTCGCCCGCCACCAGCTGCCGGTCAACCCCGTCTACGCCAAGCTGCGGGCCCTCGGCGCCCCGGAGCACGCCCAGCGCGTCTCCCACATGCTCGACGGCAGCCAGCTCGAGCAAGGTCGAGCGACGTGGCTCCGCCGCGGCTGGCCCCATCTGTTCGAAGAGCTCGCCGCCGCACTGCCCCGACTACGCGAATTTGTCTAG
- a CDS encoding DUF4200 domain-containing protein — MEAWVIAVDAPIVTVLSDPDGPLDYATAFGTVSAALIPLIFYFLERSDRKRAQALAKIAEQRRETAERQRNEAELKQRDTELEFRRQELARAAEREEAQEERGRREQAELIHVWSDGWTTDIGIYCMNASKQPVSNVMVYVDLSFVKLSPVEEGLFDTKQSSCSGILDQLPPTGEHPKAHSLEELLDPLLEIPDGYEPLQVKITEVHFTDARGVRWIRNVATNELRSLAGAAATPG, encoded by the coding sequence ATGGAAGCTTGGGTGATCGCTGTCGATGCACCAATCGTAACTGTGCTGTCCGATCCAGATGGGCCTCTGGACTACGCCACAGCCTTTGGGACAGTTAGCGCTGCCCTGATTCCGTTAATCTTCTATTTTTTGGAGCGTTCGGACAGAAAAAGGGCCCAGGCCCTAGCTAAGATTGCCGAGCAGCGACGAGAAACGGCGGAACGGCAGCGGAACGAGGCCGAGCTAAAACAACGAGATACTGAGCTCGAGTTTCGCCGACAAGAGCTTGCCCGTGCTGCTGAGCGAGAAGAAGCACAGGAAGAGAGAGGTCGTCGAGAGCAAGCCGAGCTTATTCACGTCTGGTCTGACGGATGGACCACTGACATCGGCATCTACTGCATGAATGCCTCGAAGCAGCCGGTGAGCAACGTTATGGTTTACGTCGATCTTTCGTTCGTAAAGCTGTCCCCAGTTGAAGAAGGCCTATTCGACACAAAACAATCCTCATGCTCGGGAATCCTCGACCAGCTTCCGCCGACAGGTGAACATCCCAAGGCTCACTCACTGGAGGAGCTTCTAGATCCGCTTCTCGAGATTCCTGACGGCTACGAGCCGCTTCAGGTAAAAATCACGGAGGTGCACTTCACTGATGCCCGCGGTGTGCGCTGGATTCGCAACGTGGCCACCAACGAGCTGCGCAGCCTCGCCGGTGCAGCCGCGACCCCAGGATGA
- a CDS encoding WhiB family transcriptional regulator, with protein sequence MPRLQRRLCRSCPTRSTCLTRALETRSVGYWAGTTTADRKALAGDAGPLLPELDARQDELARSLAAAAAADRAQALHPAGEGDLWWYRRRGCRCAECRAANTAHRAAERARAASRAQVAA encoded by the coding sequence GTGCCCCGCCTGCAGCGCCGGCTGTGCCGGTCTTGCCCCACCCGGTCGACCTGCCTGACCCGGGCGCTGGAGACCCGCTCGGTCGGCTACTGGGCCGGCACCACCACCGCAGACCGCAAGGCCCTCGCTGGCGATGCCGGCCCGCTGCTGCCCGAGCTCGACGCCCGCCAGGATGAGCTGGCCCGGTCTCTCGCCGCGGCCGCGGCCGCCGACCGGGCCCAGGCGCTGCACCCGGCGGGGGAGGGCGACCTGTGGTGGTATCGCCGGCGTGGGTGCCGCTGCGCCGAGTGCCGGGCCGCGAACACCGCTCACCGGGCCGCTGAGCGTGCTCGGGCTGCCTCCCGGGCACAGGTGGCGGCATGA
- a CDS encoding prepilin peptidase, with translation MVCTGVTAVLPAYLWFLAAAVALTVVDVQHQLLPRRIVWPALAGGGLLLLIAAAATPSWDALLRAALARAALLAVHLLLALISPRGVGMGDVRLASVTGLYLGWVSWQVVAIGAVGAFALQAVLAVLLLLARRADRHAQLPFGPAMLAAAALTVGISSLVTR, from the coding sequence GTGGTCTGCACCGGCGTCACAGCGGTCCTGCCGGCCTACCTGTGGTTCCTGGCCGCCGCGGTGGCGCTCACCGTCGTCGACGTGCAGCACCAGCTGCTGCCGCGGCGCATCGTCTGGCCGGCCCTCGCCGGCGGTGGGCTGCTGCTGCTGATCGCCGCGGCCGCCACCCCCTCCTGGGACGCGCTGCTGCGCGCCGCGCTGGCCAGAGCGGCCCTGCTGGCCGTGCACCTGCTGCTGGCACTGATCTCGCCGCGGGGCGTGGGGATGGGCGACGTCCGACTGGCCAGCGTTACCGGGCTGTACCTGGGCTGGGTGAGCTGGCAGGTCGTGGCGATCGGTGCGGTGGGCGCCTTCGCGCTGCAGGCGGTCCTGGCGGTGCTGCTGCTGCTGGCCCGCCGCGCGGACCGGCACGCCCAGCTGCCGTTCGGGCCGGCGATGTTGGCCGCGGCCGCGCTGACGGTGGGGATCAGCTCGCTGGTGACTCGGTGA